The following is a genomic window from Mycolicibacterium sp. TY81.
TCACCTCCGTCGGGCAGGTGTACCCGCGGTCGCTGGACCACGACGTGCTGTCCGCGCTGGTGCAGTTGGGCGCCGGCCCGTCGTCGTTCGCGCACACCATCCGGCTGATGGCCGGCCATGAACTGGCCACCGAGGGCTTCGCGCCCGGGCAGGTCGGCTCGTCGGCCATGCCGCACAAGATGAACACCCGCTCGTGCGAGCGCGTCAACGGCCTGCAGGTCGTGTTGCGCGGCTACGGCTCCATGGCCGCGGAACTGGCTGGGGCGCAATGGAATGAGGGCGACGTCTTCTGCTCGGTGGTGCGCCGCGTCGCGCTGCCCGACGCGTTCTTCGCGATCGACGGCCAGACCGAGACATTCCTGACGGTGCTCGACGAGTTCGGCGCCTACCCCGCGGTGATCCAGCGCGAGCTGGACCGCTACCTGCCATTCCTGGCGACGACCCGCATCCTCATCGCCGCCGTGCGGGCCGGAGTCGGCCGCGAGACCGCGCACGAGGTCATCAAGGAGCACGCCGTCGCCGTCGCGCTCGCGATGCGCGAAAAGGGTTTGGAGCCCGACCTTCTGGACCGGCTGGCGGCCGATCCGCGGCTGCCGCTGGACCGTGTCGAGCTCGACGCGGCACTGGCCGACAAGCAGGCGTTCAGCGGTGCGGCCGGCGACCAGGTCGACGCCGTCGTCGCCGCGGTGGACCGCCTGGTGGCGCAGTACCCGGAGGCCGCCAAGTACACCTCGGGCGCCATCCTGTGACCTTGGCGGGAAGCCTGGCCGGGGTTGACCTGACCGATCTCGACAACTTCGCGTCGGGCTTCCCGCACGAGCTGTTCGCGCGGCACCGTGCGGAAGCTCCCGTGTACTGGCACGAGCCCACCGAGAACACCCCCGACGGCGAGGGCTTCTGGTCCGTCGCCACCCACGCGGAAACCCTTGCGGTGCTGCGTGATCCGGTGACGTACTCGTCGGTGACGGGCGGTGCGCGGCCGTTCGGCGGGACCCTGATCCAGGACCTGTCGATCGCCGGCCAGGTGCTGAACATGATGGACGACCCGCGGCATGCGGAGATCCGGCGGCTGGTGTCGTCGGGGCTGACGCCGCGGATGATCGCGCGGGTCGAGGACGACCTACGCGCGCGCAGCCGGGCGCTGCTGGACGCGGTGTCGCCGGGGGTTCCGTTCGACTTCCTGGTCGACATCGCCGCCGAGCTGCCCATGCAGATGATCTGCATCCTGATGGGTATCCCTGAGTCGCAACGGCATTGGCTTTTCGAGGCCATCGAGCCGAGCTTCGATTTCGGCGGCTCGCGCAAGGCCGCCATCACCCGGTTGTCCGTGGAGGAAGCCGGTTCCCGGATGTACAACTTCGGCATGGAACTCATCGCCGCCAAGCGCGCCGAACCGACCGACGACATGCTGTCGGTGGTGGCCAACGCCGAGGGCGTGTCGGACCTCGAGGTGTACCTGTTCTTCAACCTGCTGTTCAGCGCGGGTGCCGAGACCACCCGGAACGCGGTGGCCGGCGGGCTGTTGGCGTTGTGCGAGAACGCATCTCAGCTGGCACGGTTGCGCGCCGACCTGTCGCTGCTGCCGTCGGCGATCGAGGAGATGGTGCGCTGGACGTCGCCGTCGCCGTCGAAGCGGCGCACCGCCACACGGGCTGTGTCGCTGGGCGGCTGCGACATCGAGGCGGGGCAGAAGGTGGTCGTCTGGGAAGGCTCGGCCAACCGCGACGAGCTGGTGTTCGCCGACCCCATGACTTTCGACGTGACACGGAAACCCAACCCGCACTTGGGATTCGGGCAGGGCCTGCACTACTGCCTCGGGGCCAACCTGGCGCGTCTGGAGCTGCGGGTGCTGTTCGAGGAGCTGCTCACGCGGTTCCCGGACATCCGGGTCGTCGAGCCGCCGGAATGGACCCGCAGCAACCGGCACACCGGACTCCGGCACCTCTGGGTTTCCCTGTCGTGATTTGTGCACGAAAATCCGCGGCTGGCGCGGAAAATCGTGCACAAATCACGACTTTTCGAGGGTGAATTGATTGACGTCGACCTGGCGCAGCCGGAACAACTTCGCGCACCCGGTCAGATATTTCATGTATCGGTCGTAGATCTCGACCGATTGCACTGCGATGGCTTCGTCGCGGTGTGATTCCAGGGCTTCGGCCCAGAGGTCGAGGGTTCGCGCGTAGTGCGGCTGCAGTGACTGGACTCTCGTCACCTTGAATCCGGCCGCCGCGGCGTGCTGACGGACCATCGGTGCGGACGGCAGCCGGCCGCCCGGGAAAATCTCGGTCATGATGAACTTGACGAATCGCAGCAGGCCGATCGTCACGGGCAGGTTCGTGTAACGTGGATCGGTGGTGCAGATGGTGTGCAGCAGCATGACGCCGTCGGGCGGGAGGGCGTCGTAGGCCATCTGGAAGAACGCCGGATAGCGCTCGTGACCGAAATGCTCGAACGCTCCGATGGAAACGATCCGGTCGACCGTTCCGTCGTACTGTTCCCAGCCGCCGAGGATGACGCGACGGGAGCGGGTGGTGTCCATGTCGTCGAAGAGCCGCTCGACGTGGGTGGCCTGGTTCTTGGACAAGGTGAGACCGATGACGTTCACGTCGTACTTCTCGATGGCGCGGCGCATGGTGGCGCCCCAGCCGCAGCCGATGTCGAGCAGCGTCATTCCCGGTCTGAGGCCGAGTTTTCCGAGGGCGAGGTCGATCTTGGCGGTTTGGGCCTGTTCGAGCGTCATGTCGTCGCGCTCGAAGTATGCGCAACTGTAGGTCTGGCTGGGGTCCAGGAACAGTCTGAAGAAGTCGTCGGATAGGTCGTAGTGGGCTTGGACGTCCGCGAAATGCGGTTGAAGTTTATGCGCCATGATGTTCCTTCCTAGCGGTTGGGCTGGATTCAGTGCTTCATGAAAAGCATTGAATTGCAACGGATATCGATGTGACGGCGTGATCCCGTCACATCGGCGGCATCAGGACCGAGTCGATCATGTACACCGTGGCATTCGCGGTCTTGACTCCGCCGCACACCAGCGCGGCGTCATTGACTTTCAGCCCTGCGCCCTCGCCGGTGACACTCACCGGCGAGCTCTCGAGGGTGGTGTGGGTGCCGGCCACCGCAGCAGGCGAGAGTTGGCCCTGCACAACGTGATACGTGAGAATTTTGGTCAGGGTGGCGGAGTCCGTCTTGAGTGAATCCAGGGTCGCTGCAGGCAACTTCTTGAAGGCATCATCGGTGGGCGCGAAAACGGTGTATTCGCCATCGTTCAGCGTCGCGACCAGGTTGACGTTCGGGTTCAGCTTGCCCGACAACGCCGCCGTCAACGTGGTCAGCATCGGATTGTCGGAGGCTGCCGTCGCGACCGGGTGCAAGCCCATCCCGGCGACCGAACCCGGCCCGGTGGGCACCTGCTGCGCGTAGGCCTGGCAACCAGTGCCCACGAGCGCCGTGACGGGCGGAGCCGATGTCACTGCCGTGGCAGCACTTGGCATTGAAGCCATGTTCGTACTTGGCGCAGCCGAGGGTGCCGATTTGGTGCCGGCGTCCGAACACGCTGATAAGCCGACGACGGCGACAATCGACATGCCGGCGGCCGCGATGTGTGAATAGCGAGGGTGTTGCATCCGGGTCTCCTTTGTGCGGACGACTGCCGCCGTGGTTTGTTCTTTGTTTACTGATTCGGAACCCCGGCGCTTTTGGATGGGTCGCGGGAAGATGGAATGAGGTTTGTCCGCCAACATGATTCGACTGGAGGGAGGAAGCGGCCAGATTCGGGTAACCGAAGACACCGAATTCGCTGCCGCACCCATCCGGGCTGCCCTTGGCTCCGAACCACTCCTGCGACCCGCGCGTGATGGCTCGGGCGTCGGACGAGAGTGAGACCAGATGACGGAGCGATTTGACGTGGCGATCGTGGGCGGCGGACCGGCCGGTGCGGCCGCGGCGTGGCAGGCGGCGCAGGCCGGGGCCCGCGTGCTGGTGCTCGACAAGGCTGAGTTCCCCCGCGACAAGCCGTGTGGCGACGGCCTGACGCCCCGGGCCGTCAGCTACATCCAGAAGATGGGACTTGCCGAACAGGTTGCGAAGTTCCACCGCGTGAAT
Proteins encoded in this region:
- the purB gene encoding adenylosuccinate lyase → MSIPNVLANRYASDEMVAIWSPENKIVAERRLWLAVLRAQSELGVAVPAGVVEDYERVLEQVDLGSIAARERVTRHDVKARIEEFNALAGHEHVHKGMTSRDLTENVEQLQIRQSLELVFSHGVAVVARLAERAALYRDLVMAGRSHNVAAQATTLGKRFASAAEETLIALTRLRELIDRYPLRGIKGPMGTAQDMLDLFDGDGSRLADLERRVAEFLGFTEVFTSVGQVYPRSLDHDVLSALVQLGAGPSSFAHTIRLMAGHELATEGFAPGQVGSSAMPHKMNTRSCERVNGLQVVLRGYGSMAAELAGAQWNEGDVFCSVVRRVALPDAFFAIDGQTETFLTVLDEFGAYPAVIQRELDRYLPFLATTRILIAAVRAGVGRETAHEVIKEHAVAVALAMREKGLEPDLLDRLAADPRLPLDRVELDAALADKQAFSGAAGDQVDAVVAAVDRLVAQYPEAAKYTSGAIL
- a CDS encoding cytochrome P450, translated to MTLAGSLAGVDLTDLDNFASGFPHELFARHRAEAPVYWHEPTENTPDGEGFWSVATHAETLAVLRDPVTYSSVTGGARPFGGTLIQDLSIAGQVLNMMDDPRHAEIRRLVSSGLTPRMIARVEDDLRARSRALLDAVSPGVPFDFLVDIAAELPMQMICILMGIPESQRHWLFEAIEPSFDFGGSRKAAITRLSVEEAGSRMYNFGMELIAAKRAEPTDDMLSVVANAEGVSDLEVYLFFNLLFSAGAETTRNAVAGGLLALCENASQLARLRADLSLLPSAIEEMVRWTSPSPSKRRTATRAVSLGGCDIEAGQKVVVWEGSANRDELVFADPMTFDVTRKPNPHLGFGQGLHYCLGANLARLELRVLFEELLTRFPDIRVVEPPEWTRSNRHTGLRHLWVSLS
- a CDS encoding cyclopropane mycolic acid synthase family methyltransferase; translated protein: MAHKLQPHFADVQAHYDLSDDFFRLFLDPSQTYSCAYFERDDMTLEQAQTAKIDLALGKLGLRPGMTLLDIGCGWGATMRRAIEKYDVNVIGLTLSKNQATHVERLFDDMDTTRSRRVILGGWEQYDGTVDRIVSIGAFEHFGHERYPAFFQMAYDALPPDGVMLLHTICTTDPRYTNLPVTIGLLRFVKFIMTEIFPGGRLPSAPMVRQHAAAAGFKVTRVQSLQPHYARTLDLWAEALESHRDEAIAVQSVEIYDRYMKYLTGCAKLFRLRQVDVNQFTLEKS
- a CDS encoding fasciclin domain-containing protein produces the protein MQHPRYSHIAAAGMSIVAVVGLSACSDAGTKSAPSAAPSTNMASMPSAATAVTSAPPVTALVGTGCQAYAQQVPTGPGSVAGMGLHPVATAASDNPMLTTLTAALSGKLNPNVNLVATLNDGEYTVFAPTDDAFKKLPAATLDSLKTDSATLTKILTYHVVQGQLSPAAVAGTHTTLESSPVSVTGEGAGLKVNDAALVCGGVKTANATVYMIDSVLMPPM